The following proteins are encoded in a genomic region of Thiomonas sp. X19:
- a CDS encoding IS1182-like element ISThsp16 family transposase, giving the protein MSRFVPVDRDTAYLLPPSVDEWLPTDHLARFVVEVIEQLDLGDLARQYAGRGSAAHHPAVLLGLLIYGYANGVHSSRKIERATYDSVAFRFVAANTHPDHDTLATFRRRFLKEVEALFVQVLVLAREMKLLKLGHIALDGTKIDANASKHKALSWAHANKIEAQLRQEVQTLLALAENSDRATVPDGMDVPAEIALRADRLSAIAQAKAKIEQRASERHQVEQQEYEAKTAKRQAQREAGKKPRGKDPEPPEAGPRSSDQVNLTDEESRIMPVSGGGFEQSYNAQAGVDIATMMVITQHVSQASNDKREVVPTLQQIQALPAVLGEVHTLITDNGFFSQANVIACNDAGIEPLLALKRESHHTPVMGRFAPDVPEPQTTDPLVQMAHRLGTQAGRALYGLRKQTVEPVFGIIKQVMGWRQMSMRGLAKAQGEWSLVTMAWNIKRMHVLRAA; this is encoded by the coding sequence ATGAGCCGCTTCGTCCCTGTTGACCGAGACACCGCATATCTGTTGCCACCGTCGGTGGACGAATGGCTGCCCACTGATCACTTGGCGCGCTTCGTGGTCGAAGTCATCGAGCAGCTTGATCTGGGCGATCTGGCCCGACAGTACGCAGGCCGGGGCTCGGCGGCGCACCATCCGGCGGTGCTGCTGGGCCTGCTGATCTACGGCTACGCCAACGGCGTGCACTCCAGCCGCAAGATCGAGCGGGCGACCTACGACTCGGTGGCGTTCCGCTTTGTTGCGGCCAATACCCACCCCGATCACGACACGCTGGCGACGTTCCGCCGCCGCTTCTTGAAGGAGGTGGAGGCACTGTTCGTGCAGGTGCTGGTTCTGGCGCGCGAGATGAAGCTGCTCAAGCTCGGACACATCGCGCTGGATGGCACCAAGATCGACGCCAACGCCAGCAAGCACAAGGCCTTGTCGTGGGCTCATGCCAACAAGATCGAGGCGCAGCTGCGCCAGGAAGTACAAACGCTGCTGGCGCTGGCAGAGAACAGCGACCGCGCGACGGTACCCGACGGCATGGATGTGCCGGCGGAGATCGCCCTGCGTGCAGATCGCTTGAGCGCAATCGCGCAGGCCAAGGCCAAGATCGAGCAGCGCGCCAGCGAACGCCATCAGGTCGAGCAGCAGGAGTACGAGGCCAAGACCGCCAAGCGCCAAGCCCAGCGCGAGGCGGGCAAGAAGCCGCGCGGCAAGGACCCTGAGCCGCCAGAGGCCGGCCCCCGGAGCAGCGATCAGGTCAACCTCACGGATGAAGAGTCGCGCATCATGCCCGTGTCGGGTGGGGGCTTCGAGCAAAGCTACAACGCACAAGCCGGCGTGGACATCGCGACGATGATGGTGATCACCCAGCATGTGAGCCAGGCATCCAACGACAAGCGCGAAGTTGTGCCTACGCTGCAGCAGATCCAAGCGTTACCCGCGGTGCTGGGCGAGGTGCACACGCTCATCACGGACAACGGCTTCTTCAGCCAAGCCAACGTGATCGCGTGCAACGACGCGGGTATCGAGCCGCTGCTGGCGCTCAAGCGGGAGTCGCATCACACGCCGGTGATGGGGCGCTTTGCACCCGATGTGCCCGAGCCCCAGACGACGGATCCGCTCGTGCAGATGGCACACCGCCTGGGCACGCAAGCAGGCCGAGCCCTGTACGGCCTGCGCAAGCAGACAGTGGAGCCGGTGTTCGGCATCATCAAGCAAGTGATGGGTTGGCGCCAGATGAGCATGCGCGGGCTGGCCAAGGCACAAGGCGAATGGAGCTTGGTGACCATGGCTTGGAACATCAAGCGCATGCACGTCCTGCGAGCCGCGTGA
- a CDS encoding FHA domain-containing protein, protein MFEKWRGLRPASVLVALSAQIPATHALFVLMGETKALAFMERTINRLAHRAAAASGLVVHMDSTSLLVLFEQAEQALQAASAMRLHLDQWCQNFDAHLRLDLDMGLSCGAVLCRPPTYEGETLLRAVSLATGASDGQTLLDEAVVARLPETLVSQLQPAAAADTDGVRAWMVACTQAPGTPRAAPLWLNLRSPDGRVNMTFTPGRPIRIGRDPRADVVLRTAVISRQHVVIAWRHGSYTLSDTSRNGTWLQTGLTGAVTRIAHNVGLLGGAGSLRLGREPQACRPPDLLFSVTPPPDGHDPALDPSGSGESFASTGPFA, encoded by the coding sequence ATGTTCGAAAAATGGCGAGGTCTGCGTCCGGCCTCTGTGCTGGTGGCGCTGAGTGCGCAGATCCCGGCCACGCATGCGCTGTTCGTGCTCATGGGTGAAACCAAGGCCCTCGCCTTCATGGAACGGACCATCAACCGCCTCGCGCACCGTGCCGCCGCCGCATCCGGGCTTGTCGTCCACATGGATTCCACCTCCCTGCTCGTCTTGTTCGAGCAAGCCGAGCAGGCTTTGCAGGCGGCAAGCGCCATGCGCCTGCACCTGGACCAATGGTGTCAGAACTTCGATGCGCACCTGCGACTCGACCTGGACATGGGGCTGAGTTGTGGTGCCGTGCTGTGCCGCCCGCCGACCTACGAGGGAGAAACCCTGCTCCGCGCCGTCTCCTTGGCCACAGGGGCGAGCGACGGGCAGACTCTGCTCGACGAAGCCGTCGTAGCCCGCCTGCCCGAGACGCTCGTCAGCCAACTCCAGCCTGCCGCCGCAGCGGATACCGACGGCGTGCGGGCTTGGATGGTCGCTTGCACCCAAGCGCCGGGAACGCCGCGCGCCGCACCCCTGTGGCTCAACCTGCGCAGTCCCGATGGGCGTGTGAACATGACCTTCACCCCGGGACGCCCCATCCGCATCGGCAGGGATCCGCGCGCCGACGTGGTTCTGCGAACGGCCGTCATCTCCCGCCAGCATGTGGTCATTGCCTGGCGTCATGGGTCCTACACGCTCTCCGACACCAGCCGCAATGGGACCTGGTTGCAAACCGGGCTGACGGGAGCGGTCACGCGCATCGCCCATAACGTGGGCCTGCTCGGCGGGGCTGGATCGTTGCGTCTGGGGAGGGAGCCTCAAGCCTGTCGGCCGCCCGACCTTCTGTTCAGTGTCACACCGCCACCGGATGGGC